The Thermomonospora amylolytica sequence ACCTGACCGCCCGCGAGGCGCGCCGGTGGGCCGAGGACCCGCCCGACCCGGCGCACGCCGCCGCGCTGCTGGCCGCGGTCAGCGACGAGATCGCCGAGGCGCTGGCCCGCACCGGGGCCGAGCGCTTCGCCACCCGGCCCGGCGACCGCTACGACCCGGCCCGGCACCGGCCGGTCGGCACCGAGCCGGTCGCCGACCCCGCGCTGGACGGCACGGTCGTCGGCGTGTGCGCGGACGGCTTCGAACGGGCCGGCCGGGTGGTCCGCAAGGCCGAGGTGCGGGTGGGCCGGCACCGCGCCCCGGACGCCGACGGCGACGGCGACGGCGGCGACGACCCCGCGGCCCGCTCCGTCCCGCTTCCCCGATCAAGCAGTTCGAACAGGTGAGCTGAACATGGCTGTGTATGGGATCGACCTGGGAACCACCTACTCCTGCATCGCGTCCATCGACGAGGTCGGGCGTCCCACGGTCCTGCGCAACATCGAGGGCACCGACACCACCCCCTCGGTGGTCTACTTCGAGACCAGCGACAACGTGATCGTCGGCCAGACCGCCAAGGACACCGCGGTGCTGGAGCCCGACAACGTGGTGAGCCTGATCAAGCGGGACATGGGCCGCGACATCACCTACCCGATCCACGAGTTCGGCTACACGCCCGAGGAGCTGAGCGCGTTCATCCTGCTCAAGCTGGCCACCGACGCGCGCACCACCACCGGGGAGGACGCCCGGGACGTGGTGATCACGGTGCCGGCCTACTTCGGCGCGGCCGAGCGGGACGCCACCCGCAAGGCGGGCCGGATCGCCGGGCTGAACGTGATCGACATCATCTCCGAGCCGATCGCCGCGGCCATCACCTACGGGGTGCTCAACCCCGAGAACGACCGCACGATCCTGGTGTACGACCTGGGCGGCGGCACGTTCGACACCACGGTGATCGCGCTGCGCGGCGGGCACATCGAGGTGGTGTGCACCGACGGCGACCACGAGCTGGGCGGGGCGGACTGGGACGCGCGGATCGTGGAGTACCTGGCCGAGCGGTTCCGCGAGGAGCACCCCGACGCCGGGGACCCGCTGGACGACAAGCAGACCGAGCAGCAGCTGCGCCGCGACGCCGAGGACGCCAAGAAGGCGCTGACCACCCGCACCAGCCACACCGTGCGGGTGATGCACGGCGGGCGGGCGGCGGCGGTCGAGCTGACCCGGGAGAAGTTCGAGGAGATCACCAAGGACCTGCTGGACCGCACCATCGAGATCACCGGCCGGACCCTGGCCACCGCCGCCGACAAGGGCGTGACCGACTACGACGACCTGGTGCTGGTGGGCGGGTCCACCAAGATGCCCGCGGTGGCCGCCCGGCTGCAGACCGAGCTGGGGCTGACCCCCCGGCTGCAGGACCCGGACCTGGCGGTGGCCAAGGGCGCGGCGCTGTACGCGTTCGAGGAGACCTACCGGCGGCTGCTGGCGGCCGGGGCCACCGAGCAGGCCGAGGAGATGGCGGCCAGGGCGGGCCTGTCGGCCGAGCAGCAGCGGCAGATCGCCGGCCGGCAGATCAAGACGGTGGCCTCGCACGCCTTCGGGATCGTGGTGATGGACCGGGAGAGCGAGACCGAGCACGTGGCGCATCTGGTGCACGCCAACGACGAGCTGCCGGCCTCGCACACCGAGGACTTCTTCACCGTCTACGACGACCAGACCGCCGCCGACGTGCGGGTGATGGAGCAGGCCGGCAGCGTGGAGTCGCCGGACCTGATGGACAACACCGAGATCGCCACCGGGGTGATCAAGAT is a genomic window containing:
- the grpE gene encoding nucleotide exchange factor GrpE, whose translation is MPPAEADPDRQAPARVAAELARLAAAVEREHERAAHREAVIDRLHQDVQTLRRGELHAMFDPVRAVLFRLHDLTAREARRWAEDPPDPAHAAALLAAVSDEIAEALARTGAERFATRPGDRYDPARHRPVGTEPVADPALDGTVVGVCADGFERAGRVVRKAEVRVGRHRAPDADGDGDGGDDPAARSVPLPRSSSSNR
- a CDS encoding Hsp70 family protein, with the protein product MAVYGIDLGTTYSCIASIDEVGRPTVLRNIEGTDTTPSVVYFETSDNVIVGQTAKDTAVLEPDNVVSLIKRDMGRDITYPIHEFGYTPEELSAFILLKLATDARTTTGEDARDVVITVPAYFGAAERDATRKAGRIAGLNVIDIISEPIAAAITYGVLNPENDRTILVYDLGGGTFDTTVIALRGGHIEVVCTDGDHELGGADWDARIVEYLAERFREEHPDAGDPLDDKQTEQQLRRDAEDAKKALTTRTSHTVRVMHGGRAAAVELTREKFEEITKDLLDRTIEITGRTLATAADKGVTDYDDLVLVGGSTKMPAVAARLQTELGLTPRLQDPDLAVAKGAALYAFEETYRRLLAAGATEQAEEMAARAGLSAEQQRQIAGRQIKTVASHAFGIVVMDRESETEHVAHLVHANDELPASHTEDFFTVYDDQTAADVRVMEQAGSVESPDLMDNTEIATGVIKIPPGKKAGWPVEVTFELDASGLLHVTAVEKETGERLELKVDVGGMSEEEVERSRAALSRVQVS